In the Anaerostipes caccae L1-92 genome, TACTGTAATGCCAAGTGATGGATTGGCTTTTTCCCAAACTTTTGGATCCGTCCAATCTTCCGATTCATCTGCTCCATATATGACAGAATAAAAGGTAGGGTCAATCTTTCGCCCTGCCTGTATATCCAGTGCCTTTTGATGAATTTCGTAACAGATAGAATTTGTATCATTTCCAGCTGTAGTAATCAGAAAATACAGTGGCTGCATTCTGGCATCACCACTACCTTGTGTCATAACATCATACAGTTTTCTGTTTGGCTGCGTATGAAGTTCATCAAAGATAACACCGTGTGTGTTAAATCCATGCTTATTGGCCACATCGGCAGAAAGCACTTGATAAGAACTATTGGTTGGCTTAAAAATAATCTTTTTCTGTGATTCAAGGATTTTCACCCTCTTCATCAGTGCAGGGGAGAATTTAACCATATCAACCGCCACATCAAATACAATCTTTGCTTGGTTTCTGTCTGCTGCACATCCGTAAACCTCTGCTCTTTCTTCTCCGTCACCACAGAGAAGAAGCAGTGCTACGGCAGCTGCAAGCTCACTCTTACCTTGTTTCTTAGGTATTTCAATATAGGCTGTATTAAACTGACGATATCCGTTTGGCTTAAGTACCCCAAACAAATCTCTTATAATCTGCTCTTGCCAATCAATCAGTTCAAACTTCTTTCCCGCCCATGTTCCTTTGGTATGACAAAGCTGTTCAATAAAGCTGACAGCATAATCTGCCATTGTTTCATCATAGTGGGAGATCTTTGCCATGAACTCTGTCGGTTTGTAATTCTTTAGTTTTCGCAATCACACCACCTCCGTAAATAAAAATAGCCACCATCATTGGTGACAACAATAAATATTCCTATACGAGATACAGAAGCCTTTCAGCTTCCGTTCCCGATAACATTTCGTTATTCACTTTAATTAAAATCGTTCAGCAAAATGCAAAGGGCAAGTTCTGCTTCTTCGCAGGTCGGCTTGATATCCCATCCTCTGTCGTAGTTGGCAATCCACACGCCATCCATCTTAAGGCTGAGTTTTGAAATCTTGCCACCGTTGATGCCGTAGTCTTCGCTAGGCTCTTCAAAATGTTTCACCCAGTATTTGACGCTCTTGTATCCGCCGTCCTTCTTAGGAATTCCGATTGTTCCTTCTTTCCACATATTCGTGTACCTCCTTGCTTTCTTTCCTTTTGGTAGTACTATATATCACTCTAAAAGCACATAATAGCAAGTCAATTACTGGCATATATGTAACAATTATTTCAGAAAAAATCTGTGTATTTTAGTCATCACCGTAAAGGATAAAATGGACATAATCCGCACGATTATCTTCCAGAAATACCACAAGTTCATAGAAACCATATTCATTCGCAAGTCTCTGCACCATAGGAACATCAAACATATTGGTAAGGCCGGTGGATCTGATATATAAAATCTGTTCTTTTATCTTCTTATCCATAGGCTTATTCCTCAATCCTTCTGCATCTGTCTTCTCCATAAACCACATTCAAGCCGGAACCGTTATCCCAAGCGACCATAATGCTTGCTGTATCATCAACACCAATAACTGTTCCTTTTGTTCCAATCGGTGGTGCCTGCACATCATCCATATGGGTAAGTTCTACTCGGCAACCGACCGGATATTCTTGAAGTACCTTTGCCACAATCTCTTTACTCGGAAATCTCATCGCCTGCTGCCTCCTTCTTTGCACCATTTTTAAATGCGGATGAGCCTTCAAGGTTCTGCAACAGAATCTTTCTATCCAACTTGTACTCCGCTCCAATAAATCCAAGTCTTAAAAGGAAACATCTGAATGCGTATTTTTCATTATCGGCTTTCTTTTCCGTGGCATTGATTCTCTTCTGTTCCTTGCTCATTTTACAAAGTGCAGAAATGAAATCGGTGTAGGCTTTTGCAGTATCGCAGTCTGGCAGAGTTTCAAACCAAGGAAATGAAATTGTTTCTTCTGTAATTTCGATAGGAGTATCTTTGATGCCAAGTGCCTTTTTAATGAGATCACCTTTTGCATCCAGAAGGTTTGTAAGGTTACCGACTCCAACATGCTCAATTGGAATCGCCACCGTAAGCCCCACATCTTCGCCCTGTGGCGTTTCTTCCTGCTCTTCAGATACTTCATT is a window encoding:
- a CDS encoding DUF5049 domain-containing protein, yielding MDKKIKEQILYIRSTGLTNMFDVPMVQRLANEYGFYELVVFLEDNRADYVHFILYGDD
- a CDS encoding DUF7678 domain-containing protein; translation: MWKEGTIGIPKKDGGYKSVKYWVKHFEEPSEDYGINGGKISKLSLKMDGVWIANYDRGWDIKPTCEEAELALCILLNDFN
- a CDS encoding DUF4314 domain-containing protein, encoding MRFPSKEIVAKVLQEYPVGCRVELTHMDDVQAPPIGTKGTVIGVDDTASIMVAWDNGSGLNVVYGEDRCRRIEE